Proteins found in one Rhodovulum sp. MB263 genomic segment:
- a CDS encoding CPBP family intramembrane glutamic endopeptidase, producing the protein MAWTLDLALERRVPRRGRLWGEFLLFYVGTPLAMALFMPPQALFPVLLSLTAVGLGLLWQTEGFCWSDLIRGLRGIDPWLVLGFAVVTTAIVGTLTVLVVPQDALALVRGNPLLLASILLFYPPLSALPQEIVFRVLFFRRYGPILPGLRMAMVLNAGLFSLAHLMYWNAVVCGLSFLGGLVFAWACEARRNFPLAVILHAVAGWILFTGGLGVLFHSGNVVRPF; encoded by the coding sequence ATGGCCTGGACGCTCGATCTCGCACTGGAACGCCGCGTGCCCCGACGCGGCAGGCTTTGGGGGGAATTCCTGCTGTTCTATGTCGGGACCCCGCTGGCCATGGCGCTGTTCATGCCGCCGCAGGCGCTGTTTCCGGTGCTTCTGAGCCTGACCGCGGTCGGGTTGGGGCTGCTGTGGCAGACCGAAGGGTTTTGCTGGTCCGACCTGATCCGCGGGCTGCGCGGGATCGACCCGTGGCTGGTGCTGGGCTTCGCGGTCGTGACCACGGCGATCGTCGGCACGCTGACGGTTCTGGTGGTGCCGCAGGACGCGCTGGCGCTGGTGCGCGGCAATCCGCTCTTGCTGGCCTCGATTCTGCTGTTCTACCCGCCGCTCTCGGCGCTGCCGCAGGAAATCGTGTTCCGGGTCCTGTTCTTCCGACGCTACGGGCCGATCCTGCCGGGACTGCGCATGGCGATGGTGCTGAATGCAGGGCTCTTCTCGCTTGCCCATCTGATGTACTGGAACGCGGTCGTCTGCGGGCTGAGCTTTCTCGGCGGGCTGGTCTTCGCCTGGGCCTGCGAGGCGCGCCGGAATTTTCCGCTGGCGGTGATCCTGCATGCGGTCGCCGGCTGGATCCTGTTCACCGGTGGGCTCGGGGTCCTGTTTCACTCGGGCAATGTGGTGCGCCCGTTCTAA
- the bchE gene encoding magnesium-protoporphyrin IX monomethyl ester anaerobic oxidative cyclase, producing the protein MRIVFIHPNYKSGGAEIAGNWPPAWVAYLTGSLRTAGYDDITFIDAMTNDISEDEVRKQLKALQPDVIATTSITPSIYAAERLMEIAKEEVPNAVRVLGGIHATFMFKQVLSEAPWIDVIVRGEGEEIVVNLMNAIRDGKWPESRRDIKGLAFLDGDEIVATAAAPTIKDVDSIKPDWTILEWEKYIYIPLNCRVAIPNMARGCPFTCSFCSQWKFWRDYRIRDPKKVVDEIEDLVENHKVGFFILADEEPTINRKKFIAFCQELIDRGLPDKVKWGINTRVTDILRDEELLPFYRKAGLVHISLGTEAAAQLKLDQFNKETRVEDNKRAIQLLREADILTEAQFIVGMDNETEETLEETFQLCWDWQPDLANWAMYTPWPFTPLFQELHNKVEVFDYSRYNFVNPIMKPEAMDRAQLLDRVMHNYRRFYMRKALFHYPWRGNGFRRRYLLGCLKAFLKAGVGRSFYDLGKNNYWGPQSKDKVHFDFDMSRKPAAAQIEDWESNADRAAQAAARRKSKDTSFKMPADDPSQVKACGGGDQQMEEV; encoded by the coding sequence ATGCGCATTGTCTTTATTCATCCCAACTACAAGTCCGGCGGCGCCGAGATCGCAGGCAACTGGCCGCCGGCCTGGGTGGCCTATCTCACCGGGTCGCTGCGGACGGCGGGATATGACGACATCACGTTCATCGACGCGATGACCAACGACATTTCCGAGGACGAGGTCCGCAAGCAACTGAAGGCGCTGCAGCCCGACGTCATCGCGACCACCTCGATCACGCCCTCGATCTACGCGGCCGAGCGGCTGATGGAGATCGCCAAGGAAGAGGTGCCGAACGCGGTCCGTGTCCTCGGCGGCATCCACGCGACCTTCATGTTCAAGCAGGTCCTGTCCGAGGCGCCCTGGATCGACGTCATCGTGCGGGGCGAGGGCGAAGAGATCGTGGTCAACCTGATGAACGCGATCCGCGACGGCAAATGGCCGGAAAGCCGCCGCGACATCAAGGGGCTCGCCTTCCTCGACGGTGACGAGATCGTGGCGACCGCCGCCGCGCCGACCATCAAGGATGTCGATTCGATCAAGCCCGACTGGACCATCCTCGAATGGGAGAAATACATCTACATCCCGCTGAACTGCCGGGTCGCGATCCCGAACATGGCGCGGGGCTGCCCGTTCACCTGTTCGTTCTGCTCGCAATGGAAGTTCTGGCGCGATTACCGGATCCGCGACCCCAAGAAGGTGGTCGACGAGATCGAGGACCTGGTCGAGAACCACAAGGTGGGCTTCTTCATCCTCGCCGACGAGGAACCGACCATCAACCGCAAGAAGTTCATCGCCTTCTGCCAGGAGCTGATCGACCGCGGCCTGCCCGACAAGGTCAAATGGGGCATCAACACCCGGGTGACCGACATCCTGCGCGACGAGGAACTTCTGCCCTTCTATCGCAAGGCGGGGCTCGTCCATATCTCGCTCGGGACCGAGGCGGCAGCGCAGCTCAAGCTCGACCAGTTCAACAAGGAAACCCGGGTCGAGGACAACAAGCGCGCGATCCAGCTTCTGCGCGAGGCCGACATCCTGACCGAGGCGCAGTTCATCGTCGGCATGGACAACGAGACCGAGGAAACGCTGGAAGAGACCTTCCAGCTCTGCTGGGACTGGCAGCCCGATCTCGCCAACTGGGCGATGTACACGCCCTGGCCCTTCACGCCGCTCTTCCAGGAGCTGCATAACAAGGTCGAGGTCTTCGATTACAGCCGCTACAACTTCGTGAACCCGATCATGAAGCCCGAGGCGATGGACCGGGCCCAGCTTCTGGACCGGGTGATGCACAACTATCGCCGGTTCTACATGCGCAAGGCGCTGTTCCACTATCCCTGGCGCGGCAACGGCTTCCGCCGGCGCTACCTGCTGGGCTGCCTCAAGGCCTTCCTCAAGGCGGGCGTGGGCCGGTCCTTCTATGACCTCGGCAAGAACAACTACTGGGGCCCGCAATCGAAGGACAAGGTGCATTTCGATTTCGACATGTCCCGCAAACCTGCCGCCGCGCAGATCGAGGACTGGGAGTCGAATGCCGACCGCGCGGCCCAGGCCGCGGCCCGGCGCAAGTCCAAGGATACCAGCTTCAAGATGCCCGCCGACGATCCCTCGCAGGTGAAGGCCTGCGGTGGCGGCGATCAGCAGATGGAAGAAGTCTGA
- the bchJ gene encoding bacteriochlorophyll 4-vinyl reductase, with translation MKDDLSGRAGRIGPNAVLQLLPVLEAAGGAALRDEMLDAAGLSTPPSDTGLMDEGPAAAMHRALRRRLPGRAPDLLREAGARTGDYILAHRIPALAQRVLKLLPPALAAPILARAIAKHSWTFAGSGAFRVVSTRPLVFELTDNPLIRGESAPHPICVWHEAVFDRLFQTLVDRRLRTREQSCSASGGAVCRFEITRG, from the coding sequence ATGAAGGACGACCTGTCCGGCCGCGCGGGCCGGATCGGACCGAATGCCGTTCTCCAGCTCCTCCCTGTGCTGGAGGCGGCGGGCGGAGCGGCGCTTCGCGACGAGATGCTTGATGCGGCGGGCCTGTCGACGCCTCCGTCCGATACCGGCCTGATGGACGAGGGACCGGCCGCCGCCATGCATCGCGCGTTGCGCCGACGCCTGCCCGGCCGCGCGCCCGACCTCCTGCGGGAGGCCGGCGCGCGGACCGGGGATTACATCCTTGCCCATCGCATCCCGGCGCTGGCGCAGCGGGTGCTGAAGCTGCTGCCGCCCGCGCTGGCGGCGCCGATTCTCGCCAGGGCCATCGCCAAGCACAGCTGGACCTTCGCCGGGTCGGGCGCCTTCCGCGTGGTCTCGACCCGCCCGCTGGTGTTCGAACTGACCGACAATCCCCTGATCCGCGGCGAGAGCGCTCCCCATCCGATCTGCGTCTGGCATGAGGCGGTGTTCGACCGGCTGTTCCAGACCCTTGTCGACCGCCGCCTGCGCACCCGCGAGCAGAGCTGCTCGGCCAGCGGCGGCGCGGTCTGCCGTTTCGAGATCACCCGCGGCTGA